One Arvicanthis niloticus isolate mArvNil1 chromosome 3, mArvNil1.pat.X, whole genome shotgun sequence DNA segment encodes these proteins:
- the Mzt1 gene encoding mitotic-spindle organizing protein 1 encodes MASGSGAGAAASANLNAVRETMDVLLEISRILNTGLDMETLSICVRLCEQGINPEALSSVIKELRKGTEALKAAENTS; translated from the exons ATGGCGAGCGGTAGCGGCGCGGGCGCGGCGGCCTCGGCCAACCTGAACGCCGTGAGGGAGACCATGGACG TTCTGCTTGAGATTTCAAGAATTTTGAATACCGGTTTAGATATGGAAACGCTGTCTATTTGTGTACGACTTTGTGAACAAGGAATCAACCCGGAAGCCTTATCATCTGTTATTAAGGAGCTTCGCAAGGGTACTGAGGCACTAAAG GCTGCTGAGAACACAAGCTGA